The DNA window GGGTTTGCCCTGTTGCCACCGCAGGAGCGGCAAGTGTCCCGCGAAAGTCTGTTGGGCGCCGTCTACGCGTTGGCGTCAGCCCTTGCCCTGTTGTTCGTCGCCCGAAGCCCTGTCGGCGAAGCCCACATGGTTAGCCTGCTCTTCGGCGATTTGCTGGCAGTAGGGCACGGCGATATGGAGTTGTTGGCGGGCGCTTGCTTTGCTGTCTTGGCGTTACATTTGGTCGGTTACCATGCGTTCGTCGCAGTCACAGTAGACCCTGCCTTTTCCCACGCTGTCGGTGTGCGGGAACGAGTGACTAACTTGCTGTTTTACTTGAGTTTGGGTGTGTTAGTTGGAGCATGTATTCGCGCCATCGGTGCTTTAGTTGTGTTTGCCTTCTTGGTGTTGCCGCCGATCGCAGGGCTGCTCTGGGCGCGCCGATGGCGGCAGGCGTTCACGCTGGCTGCTGTCACCGCAGTGTTGGCGGCGGTTGGAGGGTTGTGGCTCTCGTTTCACTACGACTTACCCGCTGGTCCCTCCGTCGTGGCGTTGTGCGGGGCGTTGACGGCGTTAGCGGCTTGGGCAAAATGGGTCGTCCAACGGCTCAGCGCCAGACCGACATTGTCCACCGAGAAAACTTTGCGCCAATCTTTGTGATGGTGCACAGTTCGCTCAAGGAGGGATGGGCAATGGCGGTAAAGTGCCCGCACTGCGGTACAGAAAACTTGGACGGCGCACTGTTTTGTGATGAATGTGGGGCGTCATTGGCGGAAGCGCCTGCGTCTCAGCAGGGCGCAGGGACCGCTGGACAAGGGACTGTTGACCAACGACCCTCAATCCCCCCGCCTTCTGCACCTGCTGGAGGGGGAACTGTTCAATGCCCCACATGCCACCATGAGAACCCCGCGGACGCCCGATTCTGTGAAAACTGTGGGGGAACCCTCACTGCTGCCAGTGTGCCGCCCCCCGAGGCTGTTGGCGCTGCGCCTGGGGCGCCCGCACCGGCTGTGCCGGTGGCAACGCTTGTTATCGCTGATTCAAACGCCGAGTTACCGTTGGATTTGAGCAAGGGGGAAGCGTTGATCGGGCGCGCCGATCCAGTGAGTCGCGTTTACCCTGATGTGGATTTGACCCCGCATGGAGGCTACGAGGCGGGTGTGTCGCGCCGCCACTGTCGCATCTTTCGTCAAGGT is part of the bacterium HR17 genome and encodes:
- the znuB gene encoding High-affinity zinc uptake system membrane protein ZnuB — encoded protein: MELLRHDFLRHALAAAVVAGLSLSYLGVYVVLRRIVFVGAALAQLGAAGVGLALLLEQSPLVWGSLTVLAGVLGFALLPPQERQVSRESLLGAVYALASALALLFVARSPVGEAHMVSLLFGDLLAVGHGDMELLAGACFAVLALHLVGYHAFVAVTVDPAFSHAVGVRERVTNLLFYLSLGVLVGACIRAIGALVVFAFLVLPPIAGLLWARRWRQAFTLAAVTAVLAAVGGLWLSFHYDLPAGPSVVALCGALTALAAWAKWVVQRLSARPTLSTEKTLRQSL
- the fhaA gene encoding FHA domain-containing protein FhaA; the protein is MAVKCPHCGTENLDGALFCDECGASLAEAPASQQGAGTAGQGTVDQRPSIPPPSAPAGGGTVQCPTCHHENPADARFCENCGGTLTAASVPPPEAVGAAPGAPAPAVPVATLVIADSNAELPLDLSKGEALIGRADPVSRVYPDVDLTPHGGYEAGVSRRHCRIFRQGDQFFVEDLGSTNGTKVNGQPLPPNQPRALSDGDVLELGLLRLTFRVNA